One Osmerus mordax isolate fOsmMor3 chromosome 16, fOsmMor3.pri, whole genome shotgun sequence genomic window carries:
- the samd7 gene encoding sterile alpha motif domain-containing protein 7, producing MTPREQLRKMSALGEQGALDEKHWYRLVNGMSAGELRQRQEMMMRNQMAMAPQILTQGQQRLQGVPTQFEPRFMERELGPPSEMVSSDARQMHMGAHLGPPLQPHANVMPGRGFPGAGYGFLPTEPMETVARRQELIHKQNIARMEMNAILHQKELENAHQKGLMGLETQLYQSNPMAFRGRQRLPDGHDVFVHRTTLEDLQTNSLLMSSSPYPPISSLQRERGRRVGRRAANQKSTENHMTGPKSQSEDKSVEQSPGAASGEEKEAEGKGDNGVEAASSKTQTKMDTEHSTGSRKNYKEAEHVLRKSQEGCSDLPSCNSGASEKDLPSQCSAFQEKFMCAAGPLAGMPYMFSVPGNGLLPTVPPNHFLNGDDVSSLEDIRKWTMDDVYTFIHNIPSCSEYAQTFKDHMIDGETLPLLTEEHLLDTLGLKLGPALKIRSQVSRRLGNMFYMMNLPLSAAALQATAEKTGDRSSEISSPANCNSVEMMASPCTRDTEVLKPTEQLPESENLSPPSANSETV from the exons ATGACCCCGAGGGAGCAACTGAGGAAGATGTCAGCGCTTGGGGAACAGGGGGCGCTGGACGAGAAGCACTGGTACCGCCTGGTCAACGGGATGTCTGCTGGAG AgctgagacagagacaagagatgatgatgaggaaCCAGATGGCCATGGCACCTCAGATCCTGACCCAGGGGCAGCAGAGGCTGCAGGGGGTTCCCACCCAGTTCGAGCCCCGCTTCATGGAGAG aGAACTGGGCCCCCCCTCTGAGATGGTATCTTCCGATGCCAGGCAGATGCACATGGGGGCACACCTCGGCCCCCCCCTACAGCCACATGCCAACGTCATGCCAGGGAGGGGCTTTCCTGGAGCGG GATATGGCTTCCTGCCCACAGAGCCCATGGAAACAGTCGCTCGACGTCAGGAACTCATTCACAAACAGAACATTGCCAG AATGGAGATGAACGCCATCCTGCATCAGAAGGAGCTGGAGAACGCCCACCAGAAGGGCCTGATGGGGCTGGAGACCCAGCTGTACCAGTCCAACCCCATGGCGTTCAGAGGACGCCAGCGCCTCCCCGACGGCCACGATGTCTTTGTCCACCGAACCACCCTGGAGGACCTGCAGACCAACAGCCTTCTCATGTCCTCCAGCCCCTACCCACCAATCAGCTctctgcagagggagaggggccgaAGGGTAGGAAGGAGGGCGGCCAATCAGAAGAGCACAGAGAATCACATGACCGGGCCGAAGAGCCAATCAGAGGACAAGAGTGTGGAGCAGAGTCCTGGGGCTGCTtctggggaggagaaggaggcggagGGGAAAGGGGACAATGGAGTGGAGGCAGCAAGCAGCAAGACTCAAACCAAAATGGACACCGAGCACTCGACAGGAAGCAGAAAGAACTACAAGGAGGCGGAGCATGTCCTGCGGAAGAGTCAGGAGGGCTGCTCCGACTTGCCCAGCTGCAACAGTGGTGCCAGCGAGAAAGACCTTCCCAGTCAATGCTCAGCTTTCCAGGAGAAGTTCATGTGTGCTGCTGGACCCTTGGCTGGGATGCCTTACATGTTCTCAGTCCCAGGGAACGGGTTACTTCCAACAG TACCACCCAATCACTTTCTCAACGGAGATGATGTTTCCTCACTGGAAGACATCAGGAAGTGGACGATGGATGATGTTTACACCTTCATCCACAACATACCCAGTTGCTCTGAATATGCTCAG ACATTCAAGGACCACATGATAGATGGGGAGACTCTGCCACTCCTGACAGAGGAACACCTGCTGGACACGCTGGGCCTCAAGCTGGGACCTGCCCTCAAGATACGATCACAG GTATCTCGGCGACTGGGAAACATGTTTTACATGATGAACCTGCCGCTCTCTGCCGCCGCCCTGCAGGCCACCGCTGAGAAGACAGGAGATCGGTCGTCAGAGATCAGCTCTCCTGCCAACTGCAACAGTGTCGAGATGATGGCGAGTCCTTGCACGAGGGACACAGAAGTCCTGAAACCTACAGAGCAACTCCCTGAATCAGAGAACCTATCTCCCCCTTCTGCGAACAGTGAGACTGTCTGA
- the apoda.2 gene encoding apolipoprotein Da, duplicate 2: MQALQVLSLTLLSVLAASAQTFVSGKCPNPPVQANFDTARYLGRWYEIQKLPAVFQKGECSQATYSLQSPGVVAVLNEELLDDGTINAISGTAMAMDPAEPAKLGVSFFEGSPPSPYWVLSTDYDSYTLVYACTDFLGLLHVDFSWIMSRERTLSADTVEELRSILRSHGIPADKLRVTDQSICSSMPQ, translated from the exons ATGCAGGCTCTACAAGTGCTCTCACTGACTCTGCTGTCCGTCCTGGCAGCCAGTGCTCAGACCTTTGTTTCTGGAAAATGCCCCAACCCTCCCGTCCAGGCCAACTTTGATACAGCCAGG TACCTGGGCAGGTGGTATGAGATTCAGAAACTGCCTGCCGTCTTCCAGAAGGGGGAGTGCAGCCAGGCTACCTACAGCCTGCAGAGCCCTGGAGTGGTTGCTGTTCTGAACGAGGAGCTGCT GGATGATGGAACCATCAACGCCATCTCTGGCACTGCCATGGCCATGGACCCTGCAGAGCCTGCAAAGCTAGGAGTCAGCTTCTTTGAGG gctcccctccttctccttacTGGGTGCTGTCCACCGACTACGACAGCTACACCCTGGTCTACGCCTGCACTGACTTCCTGGGCCTGCTGCACGTGGACTTTTCCTGGATcatgagcagagagaggacCCTCTCCGCCGACACCGTGGAGGAGCTGCGCAGCATCCTGAGGTCTCACGGCATCCCTGCTGACAAGCTCCGGGTCACCGACCAGAGCATCTGCAGCAGCATgcctcagtga